From a region of the Synechococcus sp. PCC 7502 genome:
- a CDS encoding alpha/beta hydrolase, with protein MKDTFIPIPLPSGFQHTFTAVSGVTLHAIEGGTGKPLLLLGGWPQTCYAWRLLLEKLGKSFYVIALDLRGQGDSDIPDGAYDCATAAQEAIAYLAQKQITSFYLVGHDVGAWVAFTLLKLFPASIQGAGLVDAAIPGLVSADFFSVVNAAKVWQFYFHKNSDLASDLVQGKEKEYLSWYFTNKSIRKENLSADVIDFYVRYYSRPHAMKAGFLWYSFIDESIKTNTLSPETRFHQPIFAMGGEFATKSLIYNGLSPYCDRITSYVLEQCGHYIPEEAPEKILEAILTTFQP; from the coding sequence ATGAAAGATACTTTTATTCCTATTCCTCTGCCATCAGGATTTCAACATACTTTTACTGCAGTTTCTGGTGTTACTTTACATGCGATTGAGGGTGGAACAGGAAAACCTTTATTATTACTAGGTGGCTGGCCTCAAACCTGTTATGCTTGGCGACTTTTATTAGAAAAATTAGGTAAGTCTTTTTATGTGATTGCCCTAGACTTAAGGGGGCAAGGTGATTCCGATATTCCTGATGGAGCCTATGATTGTGCTACGGCTGCCCAAGAAGCGATCGCCTATTTAGCTCAAAAACAAATTACCTCTTTTTACTTAGTGGGACATGATGTGGGGGCATGGGTTGCCTTTACCCTACTCAAACTATTTCCTGCATCAATTCAAGGGGCGGGATTGGTTGATGCTGCAATTCCTGGTTTAGTTAGTGCCGATTTCTTCTCTGTCGTCAATGCGGCAAAGGTGTGGCAGTTTTATTTTCATAAAAATAGTGATTTGGCATCAGACCTAGTCCAAGGGAAAGAAAAAGAATATCTATCTTGGTACTTTACAAATAAATCCATTCGTAAGGAAAATCTCTCTGCTGATGTCATTGATTTCTATGTCAGATACTACAGTCGTCCCCATGCCATGAAAGCAGGATTTCTATGGTATTCCTTCATTGATGAAAGTATTAAAACTAATACCTTAAGCCCTGAAACTCGCTTCCATCAGCCGATTTTTGCTATGGGTGGAGAATTTGCTACGAAGTCATTAATTTATAATGGATTGTCACCCTATTGCGATAGAATCACGAGCTATGTACTTGAGCAATGTGGGCATTATATCCCCGAAGAAGCTCCAGAGAAAATTCTTGAAGCAATTCTGACAACATTTCAACCCTAA
- a CDS encoding sugar phosphate isomerase/epimerase, which produces MSLIPASLKFGVHTFIWKKEFAGEEAFIFEQAKSWGFAGVEISTHLFDQIDPDTIQDYRDRYGLDITLCTSMPQGLSLTTNDQQIRDQSIDYIQKAIAFCEACGITKLSGPLIHPVGYLTGNPPQELEKNLLLDSLAQVAESLSETKIKLALEPLNRFQGYILNTVEQGLEILETIGSPQLGLLLDLFHMNIEEKDILSAFRLAGDRCFHIHVSACDRGTPGSDTFPWQQWFEVLRDLNYQDWIVIESFNFHDPELATMARVWRSLAPSSEYIAREGLKFLSQTYNSL; this is translated from the coding sequence ATGAGTTTAATACCTGCGTCGCTGAAATTTGGTGTGCATACCTTCATCTGGAAAAAAGAATTTGCAGGAGAAGAGGCGTTTATCTTTGAACAGGCTAAGTCTTGGGGATTTGCTGGGGTGGAAATCTCAACCCATCTATTCGATCAGATCGATCCCGATACGATTCAAGATTATCGCGATCGCTATGGACTAGATATTACCCTTTGTACAAGTATGCCTCAGGGTTTATCACTAACCACTAATGATCAGCAGATTCGGGATCAGTCCATTGACTATATTCAGAAGGCGATCGCCTTTTGTGAGGCTTGTGGCATAACTAAACTATCGGGACCACTCATTCATCCAGTGGGTTATTTGACTGGAAACCCTCCCCAAGAATTGGAAAAAAACTTACTCCTAGATAGTCTGGCTCAGGTTGCTGAATCCCTATCTGAAACTAAAATTAAGTTAGCTCTGGAACCTCTTAACCGCTTTCAAGGTTATATCTTAAATACGGTAGAGCAAGGATTAGAAATTTTAGAAACAATTGGCTCCCCTCAACTTGGTTTATTACTAGACCTATTTCACATGAATATTGAGGAGAAGGATATTCTATCGGCTTTTAGATTGGCAGGTGATCGCTGTTTTCATATCCATGTTAGTGCTTGCGATCGGGGTACTCCCGGAAGTGATACTTTCCCTTGGCAACAATGGTTTGAGGTTTTGCGCGATCTAAACTACCAAGATTGGATTGTGATTGAGAGCTTTAACTTTCATGATCCAGAACTAGCAACAATGGCTCGAGTCTGGCGATCGCTGGCTCCTAGTAGTGAGTATATTGCCCGTGAAGGTCTAAAATTTCTGAGTCAAACCTATAATTCCCTTTAA
- a CDS encoding cupin domain-containing protein: MLKIKTWSVVFFLAIAACSIFFLQSFVVSAKTVDTIADIPMPKIEKPLLILTPAIEIFDIASCSTEDISFAIASAKIPPGGGPMPHVHYFINEWFWTPEGGIELYSSVRKYPDINKPPTQDAAGKTELHIINMKPQQVVYSPKHHVHGFVNSTTKTLPITFVWLKDKVAPDFPFHDGGMREYFTDSGVRITDLNNLPKVTDASRAAFVNLAPKYGINQSAYFLQYVSKITDKVPDELAKLKNDQDLGKVIKVIKAFNQGDKSVNCS; encoded by the coding sequence ATGTTAAAAATCAAAACTTGGTCTGTTGTGTTTTTCTTGGCGATCGCTGCTTGTAGTATTTTTTTCCTTCAGTCCTTTGTAGTCTCTGCCAAGACGGTAGATACGATTGCAGATATTCCGATGCCTAAGATTGAAAAACCTTTGCTGATTTTAACTCCCGCGATTGAAATTTTTGATATTGCTTCTTGTTCTACTGAAGATATTAGCTTTGCCATTGCCTCAGCGAAAATTCCCCCTGGCGGTGGCCCTATGCCTCACGTTCATTACTTTATTAATGAGTGGTTTTGGACTCCTGAAGGCGGGATTGAACTCTACAGTAGTGTTCGCAAGTATCCCGATATTAATAAACCTCCAACTCAAGATGCAGCCGGTAAAACTGAACTCCATATTATTAATATGAAACCGCAGCAAGTAGTTTACTCTCCAAAACATCACGTGCACGGGTTTGTGAATAGTACAACCAAAACCTTGCCTATCACTTTTGTGTGGCTTAAAGATAAGGTTGCCCCAGATTTCCCCTTCCATGATGGGGGGATGCGTGAATATTTTACGGATAGTGGGGTCAGAATTACTGACCTTAATAATCTTCCTAAGGTAACCGATGCTTCTAGGGCAGCGTTTGTCAATCTAGCTCCTAAGTATGGGATCAACCAAAGTGCTTATTTTCTGCAATACGTCAGTAAAATTACGGATAAGGTTCCCGATGAACTTGCTAAACTCAAGAATGATCAAGATCTAGGGAAAGTGATTAAGGTAATCAAAGCCTTTAATCAAGGGGATAAATCAGTGAACTGCTCATGA
- a CDS encoding cupin domain-containing protein, with product MKKYFKWLINSIITFTVGLAFLMVFIQFLPLPQLDSVEATEISTIKTLASFPTPKLQNPELILGPAGEIFEFSTCNQGSLGFTIANAQIPAGAGPLPHIHHYTNEWFWTPQGNIELFQSANEYPDLNKPATNDHESGRTIVYTFDTKPNQVVYGPKYHVHGFVNTSNKTNPLTFVWIRDQTSPKYPFDDGGIREYFQDVGIPIKDVNNLPAITDLAKEKFVTHAPTYGINQSNYFLKYVSAVSSQPPAALANLSNDQDLNKIIDAINAYNQGDQSVKCF from the coding sequence ATGAAAAAATATTTTAAGTGGTTGATTAATTCAATAATTACGTTTACTGTAGGTCTTGCATTTTTAATGGTTTTTATCCAATTTTTGCCATTACCGCAACTTGATTCTGTAGAAGCTACCGAAATATCAACTATTAAAACCTTAGCTAGTTTTCCCACACCTAAATTACAAAATCCTGAACTCATTCTTGGTCCTGCTGGAGAAATCTTTGAATTTAGTACTTGTAATCAAGGCAGTCTAGGCTTTACGATCGCCAATGCCCAAATTCCCGCAGGTGCTGGTCCATTACCCCATATTCATCACTATACGAATGAGTGGTTTTGGACACCCCAAGGCAATATTGAACTATTTCAAAGTGCTAATGAATATCCTGATTTAAATAAACCAGCTACCAATGATCATGAGTCGGGACGAACAATTGTTTATACCTTTGATACCAAGCCTAATCAAGTTGTCTATGGTCCCAAGTATCATGTTCATGGATTCGTTAATACCAGTAATAAAACTAACCCCCTAACTTTTGTGTGGATTAGAGATCAAACATCACCTAAATATCCCTTTGACGATGGTGGAATTCGTGAATATTTCCAAGATGTCGGAATTCCCATTAAGGATGTTAATAACCTTCCAGCAATTACTGATTTAGCAAAAGAGAAGTTTGTAACTCATGCTCCCACATACGGCATTAATCAAAGTAACTACTTTCTTAAATATGTATCAGCGGTATCAAGTCAACCACCAGCAGCTTTAGCAAATTTGAGTAATGATCAGGATTTAAATAAGATTATTGATGCAATTAATGCCTATAATCAGGGCGATCAGTCTGTGAAATGTTTTTAA
- a CDS encoding putative quinol monooxygenase, whose amino-acid sequence MILICVSFVFWGSPSWADDDNELIVVAGQVKVKPEKEKEFISFSESLISPSRAEAGAISYSFYKDGTQDNVYIFYEEWKNQAALDYHFQTPYFKEFVKKAPDLLAEPPVIKIYHVASLKVLN is encoded by the coding sequence ATGATACTTATCTGTGTTAGCTTTGTATTTTGGGGTTCCCCAAGCTGGGCAGATGATGATAATGAACTTATAGTTGTAGCAGGGCAAGTTAAGGTGAAGCCCGAAAAAGAGAAGGAATTTATTAGTTTTTCTGAAAGCTTAATCTCTCCTTCAAGGGCAGAAGCAGGTGCAATATCCTACAGTTTTTACAAAGATGGAACTCAAGATAATGTCTATATTTTTTATGAAGAATGGAAAAATCAAGCAGCTTTAGATTATCATTTTCAAACTCCTTACTTTAAAGAATTTGTTAAAAAGGCACCTGATTTATTAGCAGAGCCACCTGTAATTAAAATCTATCATGTGGCATCGCTAAAGGTACTAAACTAG
- a CDS encoding SpoIIE family protein phosphatase, whose protein sequence is MDNIFSEFSQDHNLSGLIIKLRHDFRTPINAIIGYSEMLLEDLETEDNEIISGFQKINVGGHELLSIVNQNLDNSLEKSLKAILGLSPILEAVNIESNSSLQRVIENCQLLKNDQSLTSLIPDIERIEVSAFRFRELLNKCLQAALTASELQSIDPNNQSVNNLVKEISHDLLKKNHFIENQTCHLLVVDDNENNRDLFTRQLQREGYIVTTATNGQEALTMIKTGEYELVLLDLMMPILDGYQALKMLKADEQWQHIPVIMISASDEIDQVVRCIEIGAEDFLPKPFNPILLKARIGAALDKKRFRDRERQYLQQVEIYSQKLNQELEKGRQMQLNFLPPELLQVPNWEISAFFKPARQVAGDFYDTFPVLEKYVGLVIADVCDKGVGAALFMALFRSLIRIFASQTAMRNFYQHLTLDSSGKSEKLTDSSYIAELTPTNVLEAVALTNNYVAEYHGDLGMFATLFFGVLDPQTGILYYINGGHEPLFIINSEGKIEQKLNSTGPAVGMMPNMKFRVEQAQLQAGDILIGYTDGVPEARAFGGEFFTDQKLLNILTKPISSVSQLLTEITENVINHIGEADQFDDITLLAIQRN, encoded by the coding sequence ATGGATAATATATTTTCTGAATTTTCCCAAGATCATAATCTTAGTGGGTTGATTATTAAACTCAGGCATGATTTTCGTACTCCAATTAATGCCATTATCGGCTATAGTGAAATGCTGCTAGAAGACCTTGAAACAGAAGATAATGAGATAATTAGTGGGTTTCAAAAAATTAATGTGGGAGGGCATGAACTCCTTTCTATTGTTAATCAAAATTTGGATAATTCTTTAGAAAAATCTCTTAAAGCTATATTAGGTCTAAGTCCGATCTTAGAAGCTGTAAATATTGAAAGTAATTCTTCCTTACAAAGAGTCATCGAGAACTGCCAATTGTTAAAAAATGATCAATCTTTAACTTCTTTAATTCCTGATATTGAGCGCATTGAAGTCTCCGCTTTTCGGTTTCGAGAACTATTAAATAAATGTTTGCAAGCCGCACTCACAGCCTCCGAATTACAGTCAATAGATCCAAATAATCAGTCTGTCAATAATTTAGTTAAAGAAATTTCTCATGATTTGCTGAAAAAAAATCATTTTATCGAAAATCAAACTTGCCACTTATTAGTAGTTGATGATAATGAAAATAACCGAGATTTATTTACCCGACAATTACAAAGGGAAGGATATATAGTTACAACTGCAACTAACGGGCAAGAAGCGTTAACAATGATTAAAACAGGAGAATATGAACTAGTTTTATTGGATTTAATGATGCCAATTTTAGATGGATATCAAGCCTTAAAAATGCTTAAAGCTGATGAGCAATGGCAACATATTCCAGTTATTATGATTTCTGCATCCGATGAAATTGATCAAGTTGTACGCTGTATTGAAATTGGAGCTGAAGATTTTCTCCCAAAACCCTTTAACCCAATTTTATTAAAAGCTAGGATTGGTGCTGCTCTGGATAAAAAAAGATTCCGCGATCGCGAAAGACAATACCTACAACAAGTTGAAATTTACTCGCAAAAACTCAACCAAGAACTAGAAAAGGGGAGGCAAATGCAACTTAATTTTCTTCCTCCTGAGTTACTTCAAGTCCCTAATTGGGAAATCTCTGCATTTTTCAAGCCCGCTCGTCAGGTTGCAGGAGATTTTTATGATACCTTCCCAGTTTTAGAAAAATATGTAGGTTTAGTAATTGCCGATGTCTGCGATAAAGGAGTTGGTGCAGCTCTATTCATGGCATTATTTCGGAGTTTAATTCGGATTTTTGCATCTCAAACAGCTATGCGTAATTTCTATCAACACCTCACCTTAGATTCATCTGGGAAATCTGAGAAATTAACGGATAGTAGTTATATTGCTGAATTAACTCCCACTAATGTATTAGAAGCTGTTGCTTTAACCAACAATTATGTAGCTGAGTACCACGGTGATTTGGGAATGTTTGCAACACTTTTTTTTGGAGTACTAGACCCACAAACGGGAATTCTATATTACATCAATGGAGGACATGAGCCATTATTTATCATTAATTCTGAAGGTAAAATTGAACAAAAACTTAACTCTACTGGTCCAGCAGTGGGAATGATGCCCAATATGAAGTTTAGAGTTGAACAAGCCCAGTTACAAGCTGGTGATATTCTGATTGGTTATACAGACGGGGTACCTGAAGCACGGGCTTTTGGAGGCGAATTTTTTACTGATCAAAAATTGTTAAATATTTTAACAAAGCCAATTTCTTCGGTTAGCCAGTTATTAACTGAAATTACTGAAAATGTGATCAATCATATTGGAGAAGCTGATCAATTTGATGATATTACTCTTTTAGCCATTCAACGTAATTAA
- a CDS encoding DUF2862 domain-containing protein, which produces MKVGQKVRIRPLKDRVNKEVSTRIGEVGVVKEPKILDGRNLGYIVKFTDNKATWFFPDELEAIA; this is translated from the coding sequence ATGAAAGTCGGTCAAAAAGTTCGCATTCGTCCCCTTAAAGATAGAGTTAATAAAGAAGTCAGCACCCGCATTGGGGAAGTTGGAGTTGTGAAAGAGCCTAAAATCCTGGATGGTCGCAACCTCGGTTATATAGTCAAGTTCACAGATAATAAGGCTACTTGGTTTTTTCCTGATGAGTTAGAAGCGATCGCCTAA
- a CDS encoding HU family DNA-binding protein: MADLNRQDLIKAMVAEVDGLTVRMAGASLEAMITCITEALAEHKSISINNFGKFGVRTRRSRLGIHPQTQTEIQIPATIVPYFTPSVGLKQLVNQQINPPINPPHIKQHEPNSDISR, translated from the coding sequence ATGGCTGATTTAAATCGCCAAGACCTAATTAAAGCAATGGTCGCAGAAGTTGATGGGCTAACTGTGCGGATGGCAGGAGCAAGCTTAGAAGCTATGATTACTTGCATTACTGAGGCATTGGCTGAGCATAAATCGATCTCAATTAATAACTTTGGTAAGTTTGGGGTTCGGACTCGGCGATCGCGTCTGGGTATTCATCCTCAAACTCAAACTGAAATTCAAATTCCTGCTACGATAGTTCCCTACTTCACTCCTAGCGTTGGTTTAAAGCAACTGGTTAATCAGCAAATTAATCCACCAATTAATCCACCTCATATCAAACAACATGAGCCAAATTCTGACATTTCTAGGTAA
- a CDS encoding ArsA family ATPase yields MSQILTFLGKGGVGKTTVAIAVAKAYANQGKRVLLVGQQTGYNLMLGHDLSTDPREISPNLLAVNLSATVLLERYWEKMKNLESQYLRIPFLKEVYGQELGILPGMDQALGLSFVREQDAENKYDYIIYDGSGDLNTLRMLGMPEILAWYLRRFKQVLVGSAVGQAMSPFIEPMLKSILQVSATEDLTNQAGKVPNVLEQGQQAVNNPNRVAAYLVTTNSEIAIAVAKYLWSSSQQIGLSVAGVLSHEVIADSEFGNLPVQVIPDHVETLEISDRLSPHLATISLTVDISKSQVKLFLPTFDKKQVKLIQSGPEVTIEAGDQRRNLFLPPELTGRQASGAKFQDGYLIITFA; encoded by the coding sequence ATGAGCCAAATTCTGACATTTCTAGGTAAAGGTGGAGTCGGTAAAACTACCGTGGCGATCGCTGTAGCTAAAGCCTATGCTAATCAGGGTAAGCGTGTACTTTTGGTAGGGCAGCAAACAGGATATAACCTGATGCTCGGTCATGATCTAAGTACTGATCCCCGTGAAATTTCCCCTAATCTGCTGGCGGTAAACCTCAGTGCTACAGTGCTGTTAGAAAGGTATTGGGAAAAGATGAAAAATCTGGAGAGCCAATATCTACGAATTCCATTCCTAAAAGAAGTCTATGGACAGGAGTTAGGGATTTTGCCAGGGATGGATCAGGCTCTGGGTTTAAGTTTTGTCCGTGAGCAGGATGCTGAAAATAAGTACGACTATATTATTTACGATGGCTCAGGCGATCTAAATACGCTTCGCATGTTGGGAATGCCAGAGATTTTGGCGTGGTATCTGCGGAGATTTAAGCAGGTTTTAGTGGGTTCAGCCGTGGGACAGGCAATGTCGCCATTTATTGAGCCAATGCTGAAGAGTATTTTACAGGTTTCCGCTACGGAGGATTTAACTAATCAAGCGGGTAAGGTTCCCAATGTCCTCGAACAGGGGCAGCAGGCGGTTAATAATCCTAATCGGGTCGCAGCTTATTTAGTCACGACTAACTCAGAAATTGCGATCGCCGTTGCTAAGTACTTATGGAGTAGTTCTCAGCAGATCGGGTTAAGTGTAGCGGGCGTATTGAGCCATGAAGTGATTGCCGATTCAGAATTTGGTAATCTACCCGTACAGGTAATTCCTGATCATGTTGAAACCTTAGAAATTAGCGATCGCCTCTCACCTCATCTCGCTACCATATCCTTAACTGTTGATATATCTAAATCTCAGGTCAAGTTATTTTTACCCACCTTTGACAAAAAACAAGTAAAGCTAATTCAGTCGGGTCCTGAAGTCACGATCGAAGCGGGGGATCAAAGACGTAATTTATTTTTGCCGCCAGAGTTAACAGGCAGACAAGCTAGTGGAGCGAAGTTCCAAGATGGTTATTTAATTATCACCTTTGCCTGA
- a CDS encoding cell wall metabolism sensor histidine kinase WalK, whose amino-acid sequence MFQSTRRRLALWYSIVTAILLLIFASGFYGYVRLTLIDRIDDTIAHVVEVLERSLIRNINLESRLESGLSDDLDADHIDIEWFSPTGDLVWTTMPKTATLHLEIPDTSHFQPHSQLYLQPKYRTTYVNDEPVRQLTEAVVFEQKLLGYLRVSHPWFEVTKPIQQLLVDLAIGTSIMIAVVALCGWWLSGLAIAPLKEAYQLLKQFTADASHELRNPIAVIQTNVQVALADPEPNWQDHQRQLEIIERITRRLSRLLEDLLFLARQETPLKVNDQNHCDLSQILSNVVEEQQIIAQNQNITIEVLSADVPVTVLGDRSQLVRLFTNLISNAINYTLAGGKVTVSLATINSHQAQIEITDTGMGIPNEAIAQIFERFWRYQPQSKEGSGLGLAIAKTITENHLGQIKVTSSLGVGSTFTVTLPLKKN is encoded by the coding sequence ATGTTTCAATCGACACGACGTAGGCTTGCCCTTTGGTACAGCATAGTTACAGCAATTTTGCTTTTAATATTTGCCAGTGGATTTTATGGCTATGTGCGTTTAACTTTAATTGACCGCATTGATGACACGATCGCCCATGTGGTTGAAGTTTTAGAGCGATCACTAATTAGAAATATTAATCTTGAATCTAGGCTTGAATCTGGACTGAGTGATGATCTTGATGCTGATCACATAGATATTGAATGGTTTAGTCCCACAGGTGATCTAGTTTGGACTACCATGCCCAAGACCGCAACTTTACACCTAGAAATTCCTGATACTTCCCATTTTCAACCCCATTCTCAGCTATATCTGCAACCCAAATATCGCACTACATACGTCAATGACGAACCAGTGAGACAACTTACCGAGGCAGTAGTATTTGAGCAGAAACTTTTGGGCTATCTTCGGGTCAGCCATCCGTGGTTTGAAGTAACTAAACCGATTCAGCAATTATTAGTAGACTTAGCGATCGGAACTTCGATCATGATTGCCGTGGTTGCTCTCTGTGGTTGGTGGCTTTCAGGGCTGGCGATCGCCCCACTTAAAGAGGCATATCAACTACTCAAACAATTTACTGCCGATGCTTCCCACGAATTACGCAACCCGATCGCAGTTATTCAAACTAATGTCCAAGTCGCCCTAGCTGATCCCGAACCCAATTGGCAAGATCACCAACGGCAGTTAGAAATTATTGAACGCATCACCCGCCGCCTCAGCCGCTTACTAGAAGACCTATTATTTTTAGCCCGCCAAGAAACACCCCTCAAGGTTAATGATCAAAATCACTGCGATCTTTCCCAAATCTTGAGCAATGTCGTGGAAGAACAACAAATAATTGCCCAAAATCAAAATATTACCATTGAAGTTTTAAGCGCAGATGTGCCTGTCACCGTTCTAGGCGATCGCTCTCAATTAGTACGTTTATTTACTAACCTGATCAGCAACGCTATTAACTACACTTTGGCAGGGGGAAAAGTTACAGTTAGCCTAGCTACTATAAATTCCCATCAAGCCCAAATTGAAATTACCGATACAGGCATGGGCATCCCCAATGAGGCGATCGCACAAATATTTGAAAGGTTCTGGCGGTATCAACCCCAATCCAAGGAAGGTTCTGGACTAGGCTTGGCGATCGCTAAAACCATTACAGAAAACCATCTAGGACAAATTAAAGTTACTAGTAGCTTAGGCGTTGGTTCCACTTTTACTGTGACTCTACCTCTTAAAAAGAATTAA
- a CDS encoding Bax inhibitor-1 family protein — translation MTTIVSQASPNDRQQFIQKTYLHLAAAVALFVGLEVILFVTPAADAIISLIFSLPFSWLVVLGGFMLLGWLARTLASRTSSIQTQYIGLGLYVVGEAIIFVPLLYIAVHFTSPEVLPSAAILTGLLFAGLTTIAFTTKADFSFLGGILTMVGFVALGMIICSVIFGFKLGIFFSFAMIVFASAAILYDTSNVIHHYTTDQYVAAALELFASVALLFWYVLRILIQLNSRN, via the coding sequence ATGACTACGATTGTTTCTCAGGCTTCACCCAACGACCGTCAGCAATTTATTCAGAAAACCTACCTGCACCTTGCCGCTGCAGTTGCTCTATTTGTAGGACTAGAGGTAATTCTATTTGTTACACCTGCTGCCGATGCGATTATTTCTCTAATTTTTAGTTTGCCCTTTTCGTGGTTAGTAGTTTTAGGGGGATTTATGCTCCTAGGCTGGTTAGCACGAACCTTAGCTAGTCGGACTAGTTCCATTCAAACTCAGTATATTGGCTTGGGTTTATATGTGGTGGGTGAAGCGATTATCTTTGTGCCTTTGCTTTACATTGCTGTCCATTTTACTAGCCCTGAAGTTTTACCCAGTGCTGCAATTCTTACGGGCTTGCTATTTGCAGGTTTAACCACGATCGCTTTTACAACCAAGGCTGACTTTTCATTTCTGGGCGGTATTTTAACAATGGTGGGGTTTGTTGCCCTCGGTATGATTATTTGCAGTGTAATTTTTGGCTTCAAATTGGGAATATTTTTCTCCTTTGCCATGATTGTGTTTGCTAGTGCGGCGATTCTCTATGACACCTCTAATGTGATCCATCACTACACTACGGATCAGTATGTGGCAGCGGCTTTGGAGTTATTTGCTTCAGTGGCGTTGCTATTTTGGTATGTGTTACGAATTTTGATCCAATTAAATAGTCGAAATTAG
- a CDS encoding LysR family transcriptional regulator: MRLEQLQAFIAVAETGSFQKAAQKCNITQSTVSRQVQSLEQDLGVQLLHRHSQAKLTIAGERFVGRARKICNEWDTATQELADLIAGNQPELCVAAIPSVCAYQMSPVLQKFRFAYPDVQLRVTALGSDRALKVLKDGLIDIAVVMNNRFIAASPEIVVDSLYTETIMVLMAADHPLTKYRAIPWQELGTYPHVVFKDGYATQRLVQDQFRLQQIKVDAALELNSLDAFRDIIRQSNLIALLTQSSLSGVEKDLSLAVRNTESPILTTEVVCVTTSDRLQIPPIRYFRQLVCELITTDQSDQALTQTDLSLFNSPKYSQIYRSKK, from the coding sequence ATGCGATTAGAACAGCTACAAGCTTTTATTGCTGTGGCAGAGACTGGGAGTTTCCAAAAAGCTGCCCAAAAATGTAACATTACCCAGTCCACAGTTAGCCGTCAGGTACAGTCCCTAGAGCAGGATTTGGGTGTGCAGTTATTGCATCGCCATTCCCAAGCTAAATTAACGATCGCTGGGGAAAGATTCGTTGGTCGTGCCAGAAAAATCTGTAACGAATGGGATACAGCCACTCAAGAATTAGCAGATTTGATCGCTGGAAACCAACCTGAGCTTTGTGTAGCAGCAATTCCTTCGGTGTGTGCTTACCAAATGTCTCCAGTACTGCAAAAGTTTCGATTTGCCTATCCAGATGTGCAATTACGGGTAACAGCCCTAGGAAGTGATCGCGCCCTTAAGGTATTAAAAGATGGCTTAATTGATATTGCTGTAGTTATGAATAATCGCTTTATTGCAGCCAGTCCCGAAATTGTTGTCGATTCACTCTACACCGAAACCATTATGGTACTAATGGCAGCAGATCATCCCCTAACCAAATATCGGGCAATACCTTGGCAAGAATTAGGTACCTATCCCCATGTGGTGTTTAAAGATGGCTATGCTACTCAACGTCTAGTCCAAGATCAATTTCGACTGCAACAGATTAAAGTAGATGCGGCATTAGAACTAAATTCCTTGGATGCCTTTCGGGACATAATTCGTCAAAGTAATTTGATTGCTTTACTTACCCAATCTTCTCTATCAGGAGTAGAAAAAGATTTATCCTTGGCAGTGCGAAATACGGAATCCCCAATTTTGACTACGGAAGTTGTGTGTGTAACTACTAGCGATCGCCTGCAAATTCCGCCAATTCGATATTTTCGTCAATTAGTGTGTGAATTAATTACCACCGATCAATCCGATCAAGCGCTAACTCAGACCGATTTAAGCCTATTCAACTCCCCCAAATATTCCCAAATATATAGAAGTAAAAAATAA